The Caenorhabditis elegans chromosome I genome includes the window AAAAAGACCGGATTTGAAGACTATTTTGAGATGTTGGACCTGGCAGTAGATATATTCACTCATACCTGGTCCTTATCAGTTGAAGTCCAATTCTACCTGATTGTCCCGGTAGTATTTATGATTGGAGATGTGCTATCAGGAAACAAACAACTGGGATATTACTACGCTTTATGTGAGTTTGGATAAAAAACTATGCACGTACTGCATTCATCTATTTTCCAGGCTTGTCATCCCTCATTTACTATCTTGTGTCTCCTCCAGATGTTTCATTCAACAGTGTGTTTGCAAGAAGTTGGCAGTTTTTAATCGGCATGGTAGTTCACCTGAAGCAACGCCGGGAAAGCAGTATTCCAACAAATGAGCCAGAGTCGGAAAAACtattagaaaatgtttctgGAGAAGATATTTCATCAATTGCATGGGTTAggtattcatttattttaccAATGATTAGTctggcatttttcaaatatgagcTCCCTTCTACTTTAATGCGGTaatcttctttcttttttttttttttttaataaaacaactTGCTTATATTATACAGGTTAATATTCACAATATTCACTGGATGCTTTATTCTATACTCAGTGGATGATGACTACCTCGAAAATCGATTCTTAACTTACATCGGAGACATTTCCTATACTCTATATTTAGTACATTGGCCGGTATATGCATATTGCAAATTAAGTTACCCGGAAAGCATTCTAGTATTGACTATTGGATTGATAACTTCCATATTATTCTCAGTAGTTTTATACGAGACATTTGAGAAGTaagtatttttcttcaaaaaataaaggaTGTTCTTGGTCCTCTCACACGAGAAATGagtttcgatgcaccatgttttaagtttaaacaagagtcgatgcaccatattaTGAAGTTTGATTAGGGCAGGACAATtatgtttgaattttattacTATAACAAAAAACACGTGCATATAATTAACGTAGAGGACAAAAACGTCGTTGTTCTCAGCTAAACGGCGGAAGCTCGACCTCAAACTAGCGTATAGGTTGCTAAGTTTAACAATTTGCAGGTGGTACTTAAATGTTTCTAATGTAAACGTAGCAATTCTTGTTGTGTCTTTGTTCACGGccaatttgattttaatttacaaAGATAACATATTCGATTCAACAAAACTTTCAATGCCGGGCAACTCGACAAGATTGGATGGAGTCACTGATGATATGGATGTCTGTAAGTTGAAGCCCTTGCAACAAGGCCGTTTAGGCCATGCTAAGATTAAgaccaaatttattttcagacgacGCAATTCGCTTGAACGCCTACTGGCACATGACTGATCTCGAAGGACTTAAGCCACCGGGATGCAACCGGAAATggcctggaaaaaattggtgtGATTTTGAAGTGAGAGatggtttttattatttttaccaCTGGTTCTACTTCAAAGTTACATaacaaatatttcagatgAATGGAACCGAATTCAAGTTGGCAGTATTGGGGAACAGTTATGTTGAGAATCACCTTAAAATGTTCATTCAAGAATGCGGTTACAGATCAAACAGTCTAGCCTCGTACACCGAAAATGGTATGTCTCGTTAAATGATGAAACCGCAGACACCTTGATATTTTCTCAGCGTGTGAACCATTGGCTGCTTATGAGCATAAAGCTGATTGCAAatctaaattgaaaaactttatcGATTTCCTTGAAACCACACAACCGGACTATGCATTCATTTTAACAaggtgatttaaaaaattgctattttagaaaattatcgactttcagattttttgcaacAGGAGTTGTAACAAACTCTACAAGCTCCACAGACGAGGACCCAATCTATTTGGAAATGAGGGAGCAGATGGGAAAACTTCTtccaaatattaaaaagaagCTGTATATTCTAGATGCATTTCCTAGACCGAGCATGGTGTATATTTTGCAAGTGGCAAAGGATTTGAAGAATGGGAGAAATGTGGATGAGATTCATGTAAGATATGAGGGATGAGCACTGTCTGTTGATAGTAAAactgctaaaaatttgaattaacttTGCTCTCTTGGGGCTCTTTTACACAATCGAAAGAATGCAAGTGTGCTCCAAAGAAATGtgtagttgaaaaattaaaaaaattcaaatataaacgTCTATGTACATGTACACAttccccaaaattttcagaaagatctTGTCCAATTCGATACATATAAACTGGCTCGTCAACGGACTGAAGCCATCGTCAAGGAATGCGGCAATAAGTGTGAGCTCATCGACTATGAGCCACTGCTATTCAACAAAACCTCCAAtcgtttcgaatttttcgattctcgGGGGTTCCTTTACTTTACAATAGTCAATCATCTCTCCGCTCATGGAGTGGAATTGATCCGGCCGATATATACGAAAATCTGTCAAGATTTGAGATGAGAAGATGGCATTGTTTTAATCATATTGTGATAATCTTGCATtgaataaagaaaaacaatttcaagtgttttttcGTGAAAGACGAACAGAGTAGTTGTGTCTTAACCAAAGCTATGTTAATGCccaattcaagcaaaaaaccTCTTCGAAATCACATACTTGACTCGGGCAAAATGTAGAACTGTACAAGTTCAAAATCCGAGCAACGAGGGGATAACTTGAAGACTCAGGTGATTTCTGAACTTACGAGGGACAGGTTTTTATTTAGGGAGAAAGACGTATTTACATACACGGTAAAAATTATAACTCCCTGTAATgaaattcccagaaaaattcCTAGATATACATCGCGTTCTATCTAGTCCAAACGAACAATGATTTCAGGAATCTTCAAAATATGTGAAAGCTTCAATGAAGATTGTGATCTATGCGCGTTTTCACCAGTCCTGGGTCTTTtacatataaattttttgatttttatttcgagTTTTCTACAAAATACAACACCGAGAAAATCgtattttcaattcagttACTGCagttttttgcttaattttacTGTACAAGCAAAGTAAATCAtttcaatattcattttttagcgATCATGTCCACCAAAATTCCTTCTAAACGGCAGGATTTGCAAGCAATCCGAGGATTGGCTATTCTGTCGGTTCTCGGATTCCACTTCTACCCAAACCAGTTTCCCAATGGATACCTCGGAGTGGATCAGTTAGGTTTTTCAGTGATAACCTCCAGCATTTTGGCAGTTTCAGGTTCTTTGTCCTCTCTGGATTTCTGATGTGCATGTTGTTGAGCAAAACTTCCGGTATGTCAATTCCAGCTGTTTTTCTATACTTCTACACCCGCCGCTTAAAACGGATCCTTCCGATGTACTTCTTTGCAATCTTTCTTGCACTAATTGCACTCTACACTGTATTCAGTGTTACCACTGTTCTACAGAACCAATATTCTGCTCTACGAGCCTTGTTTTTTACGTCTAATCGTAAAAAGTCCGAAGATGAAGACTATTTTGAGATGCTGGCCCTGGCAGTAGATATATTCACTCACACTTGGTCCCTATCAGTTGAAGTCCAATATTATTTGATTGTCCCGGTAATATTTATGATTGGAGATACCTTATCAGAAAACAAACAACTCGGATATTACTGTGCATTATGTAAGTTAGGATATGAAGCTTTACAGGCACTACATTTGTCTGTATTCCAGCCTTGTCATCCCTCATTTACTACCTTGCATCTCATACGTCTGTTTCATTCAACAGTGTGTTTGCAAGAAGTTGGCAGTTTTTAATCGGTATGGTAGTTTACTTGAAACAACGCCGGGAAAGCAGTTTACctgaaaaccaattaaaaagtgatacTGGAGAAAACACTCTGAAGTACTTCTTCCTTGTTCCCATGATTTTTCTGGCGTTTTTCAAATATGCGATTCATGCCACTGTCATGAGGTAAGGTAACactttatctttttttaaattttgaactaaaattaatttgaattataCAGGTTAATATTCACAATCTTTACTGGTGGTTTTATCCTGTGTTCAGTTGATGGTGACTATTTCGAAAGTCGATATTTAACCTACATCGGAGATATTTCCTATACGTTGTATTTAGTTCACTGGCCGATCTATGCATATTGCAAGTTAAGTTACCCGGAAAGCTATTCAGTATTGACATCTGGTTTGATAGTGTCTATATTGATGTCAGTGGTTTTATACGAGACATTTGAGAAGTaagaattttaatatttcaatcaATATGGGACCTACGTCGAATAAACAAGAAGCTATATATTTAGGTGGTACCTGAAACTCTCAAATATAAATGTATCAGTTCTCGTGGTGGTTTTATTCACAACAAACTTGATTCTGATCTACAAAGACGCCATATTTGACACAACACCTTCTTCCATATCAAGCAACTCGACGAATTTAGATGGTGTCACTGATGATATGGATGTTTGTAGGGTGAACTACTTCAATTGGATATACtccaagtttttttccagacgaCGCAATTCGCTTGAACGCCCACTGGCATATGACTGATCTCCATGGACTTGAGGTGCCTGGATGCATTCGAAAAACTCCTGGGAAGGATTGGTGTGATTATGAAGTAAGAGACAAGTTTTTGTTAACTGAAATAACAATGATTACAGATGAATGGAACTGAATTCAAGTTGGCAGTGCTGGGAAACAGTTTTGTCGAGAATCacttgaaaatgttcattcaAGAATGCGGACAGAGATCGTATAATCTGAGGGTGGTCACGGTAAGCGGTATGTTTTTTGTATCACAGTCCCGAAATtgattgtaaaaatattttccagcatGTGAGCCACTGGCGGCTTATGAGCCTAAACCCGAATGCAAACAAGAATTGAAAGAATTTGTCGACTTCCTTGAAGCCTCACAACCGGACtatgcatttattttgacacGGTGATTACACGGTGATAGCTCTAAttattaatcaattttcagattttttgctaCAGGAGTTGTAGCAAACTCTACAAGCTCCACAGACCTGATCTATCTGGAAATGAGGGAGCAGATGAGCAAACTTCTtccaaatattaaaaagaaattgtaTATTCTGGATGCGTTCCCGAGAGTTGATCAGCCATATACTTTGCATGTGGCGAAGGATTTGAAGAATGGAAGAAATGTGGATGAGATTCAtgtaagattttgaaaagacTCGTAACTGAAAccagctcaattttcagaagcaaCTTCTCGATGCTGACAACTATAAACTGGCTCGTCAACGGACTGAAGCAATCGTTAAGGAATGTGGTGCCAAGTGTGAGCTCATAGACTATGAGCCATTGCTCTTCAACAAAACCTCCAAtcgttttgagtttttcgatTCTCGGGGGTTCCTCTACTTTACCGTAATCAATCATCTTTCTGCGCACGGATTGGAGTTGGTGCGGCCGATTTATACAAAGATTTGTCGAGATTTAAAATGAAGAATTGATTTTATAGACGTTgttttatattatttaaaaaaatatatagtaaCTAAAGACAAATGCCGCATATAAACTGGGCAGCCTAAATACGtatgttttgttttccaattttcagaactttcggAGTCATAAACAGGActtgaacttcaaaaaaatttaaaaagtcgaACCAGTCAAAAAGAAACCACGCAAACAAGTCATGTTATTCGCAGAGTTAATAACTTCTGGTCCCAATGAACAAGACTTGTTACCAATTAATacacaatttatttgaaaaagtggaaagaTGATAATGTGTTTTGttcaattaattaattaatttatgcATACATTGCGTTATATGTAGTTCGAACGAAAATTGACTTCAGGAATCCTCAAAATTAGTGAAAGCCTCGGAGAAGATAGGGATCTAAGCGCCGTTTGTCTCACGCTCAggtcttttaatttttcttaatttctaTGTTTGTCTCTTTGACGGTCTGTTCTGGCCtaatatatcgatttttaaaagctttgtAGTGCAGCTCGAGCAACTCACTTGTTGTGCTACTCAAGCCACTTGATGCAAAAAGTGttccaatttaattttcagtgttaaTGTCTACCAAAGTTTTTTCCAAGCGGCAGGATTTGCAAGCAATCCGAGGATTGGCCATTCTATCAGTACTTGGATTCCACTTCTACCCTAACCAATTTCCCAATGGATATCTTGGAGTTGATCAGTTAGGTTTTTCAGTGATAACCTCCAGCATTTTGCAGTTTCAGGTTTTTTGTCCTCTCTGGATTTCTGATGTGCATGTTGTTGAGCAAAACTTCCGGTATGTCAATTCCAGCTGTCTTTCTATACTTCTACACCCGCCGATTAAAACGAATCCTTCCGATGTACTTCTTTGCAATATTCCTTGCTCTAATTGCACTCTACACTGTATTCAGTGTGACCACTGTTCTACAAAACCAATATTCTGCTCTTCGAGCTTTATTCTTTACGTCGAACCGTCAAAAAACCGGTCcagaaaactattttgaaaagttgtccCTAGCAGTAGATATATTCACGCATACTTGGTCACTATCAGTGGAAGTCCAATTCTATTTAATTGTTCCAGTAATTTTCTTGATTGGAGATGTGCTGTCAGGGAACAAACAATTGGGATATTACTTTGCTTTAGGTAAGTAAAATAGGAGTTATCAGGTGGCTTTGAGGAAGTAatagattttctaaattgaaaaaatcaataaagtttCCCCTTTTTCATGGTTTGTACCAAGCTCTGATAACTGAAAACCGTAAGACATAaagaattaaatgaaaacatatg containing:
- the oac-45 gene encoding Acyl_transf_3 domain-containing protein (Partially confirmed by transcript evidence) — its product is MSTKVSSKRQDLQAVRGLAILSVLGFHFYPNQFPNGYLGVDQFFVLSGFLMCMLLSKTSNMSIPAVFLHFYTRRLKRILPMYFFAIFLALIALYTAFSVTNVLQNQYSALRALFFTSNRKKTGFEDYFEMLDLAVDIFTHTWSLSVEVQFYLIVPVVFMIGDVLSGNKQLGYYYALCLSSLIYYLVSPPDVSFNSVFARSWQFLIGMVVHLKQRRESSIPTNEPESEKLLENVSGEDISSIAWVRYSFILPMISLAFFKYELPSTLMRLIFTIFTGCFILYSVDDDYLENRFLTYIGDISYTLYLVHWPVYAYCKLSYPESILVLTIGLITSILFSVVLYETFEKWYLNVSNVNVAILVVSLFTANLILIYKDNIFDSTKLSMPGNSTRLDGVTDDMDVYDAIRLNAYWHMTDLEGLKPPGCNRKWPGKNWCDFEMNGTEFKLAVLGNSYVENHLKMFIQECGYRSNSLASYTENACEPLAAYEHKADCKSKLKNFIDFLETTQPDYAFILTRFFATGVVTNSTSSTDEDPIYLEMREQMGKLLPNIKKKLYILDAFPRPSMVYILQVAKDLKNGRNVDEIHKDLVQFDTYKLARQRTEAIVKECGNKCELIDYEPLLFNKTSNRFEFFDSRGFLYFTIVNHLSAHGVELIRPIYTKICQDLR
- the oac-44 gene encoding Acyl_transf_3 domain-containing protein (Partially confirmed by transcript evidence) is translated as MSTKIPSKRQDLQAIRGLAILSVLGFHFYPNQFPNGYLGVDQFFVLSGFLMCMLLSKTSGMSIPAVFLYFYTRRLKRILPMYFFAIFLALIALYTVFSVTTVLQNQYSALRALFFTSNRKKSEDEDYFEMLALAVDIFTHTWSLSVEVQYYLIVPVIFMIGDTLSENKQLGYYCALSLSSLIYYLASHTSVSFNSVFARSWQFLIGMVVYLKQRRESSLPENQLKSDTGENTLKYFFLVPMIFLAFFKYAIHATVMRLIFTIFTGGFILCSVDGDYFESRYLTYIGDISYTLYLVHWPIYAYCKLSYPESYSVLTSGLIVSILMSVVLYETFEKWYLKLSNINVSVLVVVLFTTNLILIYKDAIFDTTPSSISSNSTNLDGVTDDMDVYDAIRLNAHWHMTDLHGLEVPGCIRKTPGKDWCDYEMNGTEFKLAVLGNSFVENHLKMFIQECGQRSYNLRVVTVSACEPLAAYEPKPECKQELKEFVDFLEASQPDYAFILTRFFATGVVANSTSSTDLIYLEMREQMSKLLPNIKKKLYILDAFPRVDQPYTLHVAKDLKNGRNVDEIHKQLLDADNYKLARQRTEAIVKECGAKCELIDYEPLLFNKTSNRFEFFDSRGFLYFTVINHLSAHGLELVRPIYTKICRDLK